Proteins found in one Synechococcus sp. LA31 genomic segment:
- the purC gene encoding phosphoribosylaminoimidazolesuccinocarboxamide synthase — protein sequence MTAITLGSLLYEGKAKRVFATDQSDVVAVEYKDDATAFNALKKAQLVGKGELNCQISARLFELLERNGIPTHYRALQKTNWMLVRPMRIVPVEVVVRNTAFGSLCKQMPIEPGTPLDPPLLDLYYKDDAYGDPLLTDARLERLALLSADQRREMGRLAMAVNTCLRSFFADIGLQLVDFKIELGFSAEGELVVADEISPDTCRLWDLKVGDSSDRILDKDRFRQDLGGVVEAYGEVLKRVQGACPPPRLGK from the coding sequence ATGACCGCCATCACCCTTGGATCGCTGCTCTACGAGGGAAAAGCCAAGCGGGTGTTCGCCACCGATCAGAGCGATGTGGTGGCCGTGGAATACAAAGACGACGCCACCGCCTTCAATGCCTTGAAAAAGGCACAGCTGGTTGGGAAAGGCGAGCTCAACTGCCAGATCTCGGCACGGCTGTTTGAGCTGCTTGAGCGCAACGGCATTCCCACCCACTACCGGGCTCTTCAAAAAACCAATTGGATGCTGGTGCGTCCGATGCGGATCGTGCCGGTGGAGGTGGTGGTGCGCAACACAGCCTTTGGATCGCTGTGTAAGCAAATGCCGATCGAGCCCGGCACACCCCTGGATCCACCCCTGCTCGATCTTTATTACAAAGACGACGCCTACGGCGACCCGCTGCTCACCGATGCACGCCTGGAGCGCTTGGCGCTGCTGAGTGCAGACCAGCGCCGGGAGATGGGGCGCTTGGCCATGGCTGTGAACACCTGTCTGCGCAGCTTCTTTGCTGACATCGGCCTGCAGCTGGTGGATTTCAAGATCGAACTGGGCTTCAGCGCCGAGGGTGAGCTGGTGGTGGCCGATGAGATCAGCCCCGATACGTGCCGCCTTTGGGACCTGAAGGTGGGCGACTCCAGCGATCGAATCCTCGACAAAGACCGTTTCCGACAGGATCTTGGCGGTGTGGTGGAGGCCTACGGGGAGGTTCTCAAACGGGTCCAGGGGGCGTGTCCACCCCCCCGTCTCGGCAAGTAA
- the nblS gene encoding two-component system sensor histidine kinase NblS, producing the protein MSLWQRLARWWAEFSLQTKLLAAATLVVSLVMAGICFFALNGIQADVRMSDTRFARDLGLLLSANVTPLVAEGNDRELAAVAERFWKSSRSLRYIFFADPDGVIYLGIPISGSSGGSELLLSRRLELPADLARRPQNPLIRQHLSPDGQVTDVFVPLVSGDRYLGVLALGINPNEAALASAALSREVTVAVFISIWVLVILGAVFNALTITQPVKELLRGVRSIASGDFEARIALPVGGELGELLEGFNDMASQLEAYNEANIEELTAAQVKQQSLIATMADGALLLDAEGRVVLVNPTARRLFRWEGRKLEGAVVSEELPDVLALELQSPLDTLLSGERDSSDVRCNFGEPPRTLRIVLQSVRDASGESLKGIAVTVQDLTREVELNAAQSRFISNVSHELRTPLFNIKSYVETLHDLGDQLSEEDRKEFLAIANAETDRLTRLVNDVLDLSRLESDRDWGMEPVELRPAMEQTLRNYRLNAQDKGVELSLEVDEQLPRVRGNWDLLLQVFDNLVGNGLKFTASGGRLMLRAYPWPDTCPLDPSTEAKGDSPTCALTAPLPRLRVEIADTGSGISREDQARIFERFYRVENAVHTEVGTGLGLSIVRGILEKHGTQARMTSEPGVGTTFWFDLPLDQADESELILAAERKSTVRIQ; encoded by the coding sequence ATGAGCTTGTGGCAGCGGCTGGCCCGCTGGTGGGCTGAATTCAGCCTGCAAACCAAACTGCTCGCCGCAGCCACCTTGGTGGTGAGCCTGGTGATGGCGGGCATCTGCTTCTTTGCCCTCAACGGCATTCAAGCGGATGTGCGCATGAGCGACACGCGGTTCGCCCGGGATCTCGGTTTGCTGCTCTCGGCGAACGTGACGCCCCTGGTGGCCGAAGGCAACGATCGCGAACTGGCGGCGGTTGCCGAACGCTTCTGGAAATCCAGCCGCAGCCTCCGCTACATCTTCTTCGCCGATCCCGATGGCGTGATTTACCTCGGGATCCCCATTAGCGGCAGCAGCGGCGGCAGTGAATTGCTGCTCAGCCGCCGCCTGGAACTCCCGGCCGATCTGGCCCGCCGGCCACAAAACCCCCTCATCCGCCAACACCTCAGCCCCGATGGGCAGGTCACGGATGTGTTCGTACCGCTGGTGTCGGGCGATCGCTACCTAGGCGTGCTGGCCCTGGGCATCAACCCCAACGAAGCGGCTTTAGCCAGTGCGGCCCTCAGCCGGGAGGTCACCGTGGCGGTGTTTATCTCGATCTGGGTGCTGGTGATCCTGGGGGCCGTGTTCAACGCCCTCACCATCACCCAGCCGGTGAAGGAGCTGCTGCGGGGTGTGCGCTCGATTGCCAGCGGCGATTTCGAAGCCCGCATCGCCCTGCCGGTGGGCGGCGAACTCGGAGAGCTACTGGAAGGGTTCAACGACATGGCCTCCCAGCTCGAGGCCTACAACGAAGCCAACATCGAAGAGCTCACCGCCGCCCAGGTGAAGCAGCAATCACTGATCGCCACGATGGCCGATGGCGCCCTGCTGCTCGATGCCGAGGGCCGGGTGGTCTTGGTGAATCCCACAGCACGCCGCCTGTTCCGCTGGGAAGGCCGCAAGCTCGAAGGAGCAGTGGTCAGCGAGGAGCTGCCAGACGTGCTGGCACTCGAACTGCAGAGCCCGCTGGACACCCTGCTCAGTGGTGAGCGCGATAGCAGCGATGTGCGCTGCAACTTTGGTGAGCCACCCCGCACCCTGCGCATTGTTTTGCAGTCGGTGCGTGATGCCAGTGGCGAGAGCCTCAAAGGCATTGCTGTCACGGTGCAGGATCTCACCCGTGAGGTGGAACTCAATGCCGCCCAGAGCCGTTTCATCAGCAACGTCTCCCACGAATTGCGCACGCCGCTGTTCAACATCAAGAGCTACGTAGAAACGCTCCACGACCTCGGCGATCAACTGAGCGAGGAAGACCGCAAGGAGTTCCTCGCGATCGCCAATGCCGAAACCGATCGGCTCACCCGCCTGGTGAACGATGTGCTGGATCTCTCTCGATTGGAAAGTGATCGTGACTGGGGCATGGAGCCGGTGGAGCTACGGCCCGCCATGGAGCAAACCCTGCGCAACTACCGCCTCAATGCCCAAGACAAGGGGGTGGAGCTATCGCTAGAGGTGGATGAACAACTACCTCGCGTGCGCGGCAACTGGGATCTGCTGCTGCAGGTGTTCGACAACCTGGTGGGCAATGGCCTGAAATTCACCGCCAGCGGCGGGCGGCTGATGCTGCGGGCCTACCCCTGGCCCGACACTTGCCCACTGGATCCCAGCACCGAAGCCAAGGGCGACAGCCCTACCTGCGCTCTCACCGCACCCTTGCCGCGGCTGCGTGTGGAAATCGCCGACACCGGCTCTGGGATTTCCCGCGAAGACCAAGCGAGGATCTTTGAGCGCTTCTATCGGGTTGAAAACGCCGTGCATACCGAGGTGGGCACAGGCCTTGGCCTCTCCATTGTGCGCGGCATCCTGGAGAAACACGGCACCCAAGCGCGCATGACCAGCGAGCCAGGAGTCGGTACTACGTTCTGGTTCGATTTACCACTGGATCAGGCCGATGAAAGCGAACTAATACTGGCAGCCGAACGAAAAAGTACAGTTAGAATTCAATAG
- the purD gene encoding phosphoribosylamine--glycine ligase, whose amino-acid sequence MSTAAPGVSPARVLVVGGGGRENALAWALTRSHGVEQVWVSPGNGGTQELAGCQQLSLSESNHDGLLAACHEHAVELVVVGPEAPLAAGLADQLREAGVAVFGPGADGAQLEASKQWAKALMQEAGVPTAGYWPASNREEALAALEAQGKPLVVKADGLAAGKGVTVADTMEEARAAIEEIFAGRFGGEGEASLVLEERTHGPEVSVFALTDGERMVLLPPAQDHKRIGEGDTGPNTGGMGAYAPAPLLDAAGLEQVRKLVLEPTLAALNARGIRYRGVIYAGLMLTEQGPSVIEFNCRFGDPECETLMPLLGPELAAVLLACANGALDQAPPLSIAPLCSACVIAAAQGYPGEIRKGDVIESKLQPASDLQLFHAGTQRQPDGLCRTSGGRVLAVVAQADSFDNAFERAYTGLAQVHYEGMTYRRDIGHQVRSR is encoded by the coding sequence ATGAGCACCGCTGCACCAGGAGTGAGCCCCGCCCGTGTGCTCGTGGTGGGCGGCGGCGGCCGCGAAAACGCCCTGGCCTGGGCCCTTACCCGCAGCCACGGCGTTGAGCAGGTGTGGGTGAGCCCCGGCAATGGCGGCACCCAGGAGCTGGCGGGCTGCCAGCAGCTCAGCCTTTCAGAGAGCAACCACGACGGGCTGTTGGCCGCCTGCCACGAGCACGCTGTCGAGTTGGTTGTGGTGGGTCCGGAGGCTCCGCTGGCTGCGGGCCTCGCCGATCAACTGCGTGAGGCAGGCGTCGCCGTGTTCGGCCCCGGGGCCGATGGCGCCCAGCTGGAGGCCAGTAAACAGTGGGCCAAGGCCCTGATGCAGGAAGCAGGCGTGCCCACCGCGGGCTACTGGCCGGCGAGCAACCGCGAGGAAGCTTTAGCCGCCCTGGAAGCCCAGGGGAAACCGCTGGTGGTCAAAGCCGATGGCCTGGCTGCTGGCAAGGGGGTCACCGTGGCCGACACCATGGAGGAAGCCCGCGCCGCCATCGAGGAGATCTTTGCGGGCCGCTTCGGAGGCGAAGGAGAAGCCTCGCTGGTGCTGGAGGAGCGCACCCATGGGCCGGAGGTCTCGGTGTTCGCCCTCACCGATGGCGAGCGGATGGTGCTGCTACCTCCCGCCCAGGACCACAAACGCATCGGCGAAGGCGACACCGGCCCCAACACGGGCGGTATGGGTGCCTATGCCCCAGCTCCGTTGCTCGACGCCGCAGGGCTCGAGCAGGTGCGCAAGCTGGTGCTCGAGCCCACCCTGGCCGCCCTCAACGCTCGTGGCATCCGCTACCGCGGCGTGATCTATGCCGGCCTGATGCTCACCGAGCAGGGCCCCAGCGTGATCGAGTTCAACTGCCGCTTCGGCGATCCGGAATGCGAAACGCTGATGCCGCTGCTGGGGCCTGAATTAGCCGCGGTGCTACTGGCCTGTGCCAACGGCGCCCTGGATCAGGCACCGCCGCTGAGCATTGCGCCCCTCTGCAGTGCCTGCGTGATCGCCGCCGCCCAGGGGTACCCCGGCGAGATCCGCAAGGGAGATGTGATTGAGAGCAAGCTGCAACCAGCCAGCGACTTGCAGCTCTTCCATGCCGGCACCCAGCGCCAACCCGATGGCCTTTGCCGCACCAGCGGCGGGCGCGTGCTGGCGGTGGTGGCGCAGGCCGACAGCTTTGACAATGCCTTCGAGCGGGCCTACACCGGCCTGGCTCAGGTGCACTACGAGGGAATGACCTACCGCCGCGACATCGGTCACCAGGTGCGCAGCCGATGA